The following nucleotide sequence is from Vibrio sp. VB16.
CGAGAATCGAGACCTTGTGACTTGGGAGCCTGTATTGGCTTAGCCATAGCGCCCCCTGCTACCCTATTTCAACACTATCAAGTAGTTCTTCAACCACCCGTTGATGACTGATACCGTCAGCCAGTGCATCATAAGAAAGAGAGAAGCGGTGCCCTAAAACAGTTGGAAGCATTGCGCGTACATCATCCAACGTGACATAGTCACGTCCTTGCAACCATGCATAAGCGCGCGCACACTTATCCAACGCGATCGATGCACGAGGGCTTGAGCCAATTTCGATCCATTTAGACAGGCTAGATTCTGGATAACGTTCAGGCTTACGAGTCGCTATAACCAAAGCGACAATATAGCTTTCGACAAGGTCTGAAACTGCGATGTCGGGGAGTTGGCGCCGTGCTTCGAGTACAAGTTCTGGTTCAATATGTTGTGGTGTCACTAGCGCAGAACGCGTTTCATTGCCTAACTCTTCGCTGCGCACCAAACGAATAATGTCACGCTCCGCTTCATCTTCAGGGTAGTCGACCGTCACTTTCATAATAAAACGGTCCATCTGAGCTTCTGGTAACGGGTAAGTTCCTTCTTGCTCCACAGG
It contains:
- a CDS encoding AAA family ATPase; the encoded protein is MNHAQQAINQLIEHTEKSVIGQSHVVRALVIGLLTNGHVLLEGLPGTAKTRSVKSLANLLNTSFGRIQFTPDLLPSDVTGTEVYQELDGKPQLHFQPGPIFNSIVLADEVNRAPAKVQAALLEAMGEGTITVGGKTHILPELFMVLATQNPVEQEGTYPLPEAQMDRFIMKVTVDYPEDEAERDIIRLVRSEELGNETRSALVTPQHIEPELVLEARRQLPDIAVSDLVESYIVALVIATRKPERYPESSLSKWIEIGSSPRASIALDKCARAYAWLQGRDYVTLDDVRAMLPTVLGHRFSLSYDALADGISHQRVVEELLDSVEIG